From Xiphophorus hellerii strain 12219 chromosome 9, Xiphophorus_hellerii-4.1, whole genome shotgun sequence, a single genomic window includes:
- the s1pr3a gene encoding sphingosine 1-phosphate receptor 3a: MENVIKEGMNTVIINHYNHSGKLDRPRNGGVCKTVLLLIICMLIILENIMVLLAIWRNKRFHSRMYLLIGNLALSDLLAGVAYVVNIFTSGSKTFYLTPEQWLAREGSMFVALSASTCSLLAIGIERHMTMVRLRPNETTGRGRLLVMLAACWVVSVLLGALPSLGWNCLNNLDSCSTVLPLYAESYIAFCISVFSALLVAIIILYIRIYRLVTSSGRRVSSRPSDCSLVLLRTVVIVLGVFVVCWTPLFVLLLLDVGCSPQRCEVLYQVDWFITLAVLNSALNPLIYTLSSREMRGAFYNLLCCSQTSMEPCGSPALGNPPLGTIIPTVENSRTSLGGGGGSGTCKSALKIPGPTNSDNKHADPSPTTVLHPPGPADLLSAVLVKAGALQSLSKF; the protein is encoded by the coding sequence ATGGAGAATGTTATTAAGGAGGGGATGAACACTGTCATCATCAACCACTACAACCACTCGGGGAAGTTGGACCGACCTCGTAACGGGGGCGTCTGCAAGACGGTGTTGCTGCTAATCATCTGCATGCTCATCATTCTGGAGAACATAATGGTTCTGCTCGCTATCTGGAGGAACAAGCGCTTCCACAGCCGAATGTACCTGCTCATTGGAAACCTGGCGTTGTCTGACCTTCTGGCTGGTGTGGCCTATGTGGTAAATATCTTCACCTCGGGGAGTAAGACCTTCTACCTGACGCCAGAGCAATGGCTGGCTAGAGAAGGAAGCATGTTTGTGGCCCTCAGCGCCTCCACCTGCAGTCTCCTGGCCATTGGCATTGAGAGGCACATGACAATGGTGCGTCTGCGGCCCAATGAAACAACCGGACGAGGAAGACTCCTGGTAATGCTGGCAGCATGCTGGGTTGTGTCTGTGCTGCTCGGGGCCCTGCCCAGTCTGGGCTGGAACTGCCTGAACAATCTGGATTCCTGCTCCACAGTTCTGCCATTGTACGCTGAAAGTTACATTGCCTTCTGCATTAGTGTTTTCAGCGCGCTGCTGGTTGCTATTATCATTCTCTACATAAGGATTTACCGTCTGGTGACCTCCAGCGGCCGCAGGGTGAGCAGCCGGCCCTCAGACTGCTCTCTGGTCCTGCTGCGGACGGTTGTGATTGTTCTTGGGGTGTTTGTCGTTTGCTGGACCCCCTTATTCGTTCTGCTCCTGCTCGATGTCGGTTGCAGCCCGCAAAGGTGCGAGGTCCTCTACCAGGTGGACTGGTTCATCACCCTGGCCGTGCTCAACTCTGCCCTCAACCCTCTGATATACACTCTGTCCAGCAGGGAGATGAGAGGAGCTTTCTATAATTTACTCTGCTGCTCTCAAACCAGCATGGAGCCATGTGGGTCTCCTGCACTGGGTAACCCTCCTCTGGGCACCATTATCCCCACAGTGGAAAACAGCAGGACCAGTTTGGGTGGAGGTGGAGGCAGTGGGACTTGCAAGTCCGCTCTAAAGATTCCTGGACCAACAAACTCCGACAATAAACATGCGGATCCTTCTCCCACTACAGTGCTTCACCCGCCTGGACCGGCGGACCTGCTCTCAGCTGTGCTTGTGAAGGCGGGGGCACTGCAGTCCCTCAGCAAGTTCTGA